One region of Ictalurus punctatus breed USDA103 chromosome 6, Coco_2.0, whole genome shotgun sequence genomic DNA includes:
- the spopla gene encoding speckle-type POZ protein-like A — MSRVLTPPPPPPPPPPPSQGEMSSGPVAESWCYTQVKVVKFSYMWTINNFSFCREEMGEVLKSSTFSSGPSDKMKWCLRVNPKGLDDESKDYLSLYLLLVSCPKSEVRAKFKFSLLNAKREETKAMESQRAYRFVQGKDWGFKKFIRRDFLLDEANGLLPDDKLTLFCEVSVVQDSVNISGQSNTNVLKVPECQLSDDLGNLWECSRFTDCTLCVGGQEFKAHKSILAARSPVFNAMFEHEMEESKKNWVDISDVEPDVFREMMGFIYTGKAPNLEKMADSLLAVADKYALERLKVMCEESLCSSLCVENVADTLILADLHSAEQLKAQAIDFINRCSVLRQLGCKDGKYWNSNHAADIMETPGWKAMIQSHPHLVAEAFRALASAQCPPFGLPRKRLKQS, encoded by the exons ATGTCACGTGTCcttactcctcctcctccccctcctcctcctcctcctccttctcagGGAGAGATGAGCAGCGGCCCTGTGGCCGAGAGCTGGTGCTACACACAG GTAAAAGTAGTGAAATTTTCCTACATGTGGACCATTAACAACTTCAGCTTCTGTCGAGAGGAGATGGGTGAAGTACTGAAAAGCTCCACCTTCTCTTCAGGTCCCAGTGATAAAATGAAATG GTGCCTCAGAGTAAACCCAAAAGGACTCGATGATGAAAGCAAAGACTATCTGTCACTGTATCTTCTCCTGGTTAGCTGTCCCAAAAGTGAAGTGCGTGCGAAGTTTAAGTTTTCTTTACTCAACGCTAAGCGAGAGGAGACTAAAGCTATGG AAAGCCAAAGAGCCTACCGATTTGTCCAAGGCAAAGACTGGGGCTTCAAAAAGTTTATTAGAAGAGATTTTCTTCTCGACGAAGCGAATGGCCTTCTTCCAGACGACAAGCTCACTCTGTTCTGTGAG GTGAGTGTAGTGCAGGACTCTGTAAATATCTCAGGTCAATCTAACACAAATGTGCTGAAAGTTCCTGAGTGCCAACTCTCAGATGATCTGGGAAATCTGTGGGAGTGTTCACGCTTCACTGACTGCACACTGTGTGTGGGGGGGCAGGAGTTCAAAGCCCACAAATCCATTCTGGCAG CGAGATCACCGGTTTTTAACGCCATGTTTGAGCATGAGATGGAGGAGAGCAAGAAG AACTGGGTGGACATCAGCGACGTCGAGCCAGATGTCTTTAGAGAAATGATGGGGTTTATATACACGGGGAAAGCACCAAATCTGGAGAAAATGGCTGACAGTTTGTTGGCAGTGGCTGATAAA tacgCTCTGGAGCGTTTAAAGGTGATGTGCGAGGAGTCTCTGTGCAGCAGCCTGTGTGTGGAGAACGTAGCCGACACGCTCATCCTCGCCGACCTGCACAGCGCCGAGCAGCTCAAAGCTCAAGCCATCGATTTTATCAATAG GTGCAGCGTCCTCCGACAGCTGGGGTGCAAGGATGGAAAATACTGGAATAGCAA CCACGCCGCAGACATAATGGAGACTCCGGGCTGGAAGGCAATGATCCAGTCTCATCCACACTTAGTGGCCGAGGCTTTCCGCGCTCTGGCTTCGGCTCAGTGCCCTCCGTTCGGCCTGCCCAGGAAGAGGCTCAAGCAGTcctga